The Kribbella shirazensis genomic interval TGCCCACGGACTCCAGCCAGCTCGCGTACGTGTTGTCCTGCACGGCCTGCTGGAACTTCGCGTCGCCGACCCCGAGCTGTTTGCCGAGCTCGATCAGCTGGTCGGTCGTCCAGGACTTCGAGAAGTCGCCGTAGAGCTCGCCGACGAAGCTCACCGCCTTGCCGTTCGCGGCCGCCGCGGCGAACGCGTTCGCGAGCCGCGGCGAGGCGCCCGGGTTCACGAACTGCAGCGGCCAGTAGGTCAGCGTCGCCGTACCGTCCTCGACCAGCTTGTCGACGGTGGCCCCGGTCTTCTCCTCGAACTCCGCGCAGTGCGGGCAGCGGAAGTCGAGGTAGACGTCGATGTTCACCTTCGCGCCGGACTTGCCGACCGTGACACCCTTGCCGGCGGTGCCCGGGCCGGTGATGACCGCCGGCTCCGGGCGGCCGTTCGAGCTCACCTCGACCTTGGAATGGCCGCGGTAGTACTGCACGGCGACACCGGCGCCGAGCGCCAGCACCAGGACGATCACCACGACGATCCCGGGTGAGATCCGGCGCTTCTGCTGCTGCAGCAGCGGATTCACGGGGGCCTTCGACTTGCTCACGACGCGGTGACTCCTTGCGGTTCTGTGTCCGGTTCCGATACGACAGCGAACTTACTGACCGGGTGCAACCACAGCCAGCCGGCCAGCACCAGCAGGCCGACGTCCCGCAGGATCTCCTGCAGGTACTTCGTTTGTCCCGGGGCGACCTGACCGCCGCCGCCGAAGCAGCCGCAGTCGATCGACAGGCCGCGGGCCCAGGCGGAGGCCACCGCGACGATGAAAACGACCATGAAAACACCGGCCGCCACGGCCGCGGCGCGGACACCGAAGCCGATGATCAACAGCAACCCGATCGCGATCTCCAGGAACGGCATCCCCCAGCCGACCGGCTCGACCAGGGACGACGGCAGCAGTTCGTACGCGCGGACCGCCTGGGCCGCCGTCTCCGGATCGGTCACCTTCAACGCGCCGGCGACCAGCATCACGCCACCGAGGACGAGCCGCGCCAGCAAGGAGAACCACGGGAACCATGTCCTCACTGGTTGGCCTCCACCAGCTTCCCGAAGTCGTGCGCGAGGTCACCGATGGCGGCGTTCGACAACCAGAGCACGTTCGCCTTGTCGTTCTTGCCGAACCCGATCACCTGCGCTCCGTGACCGACCTCGTACCCCCCGGAGGGAAGCTTCTGCATCCCTTCCACGGGTACGCCGACCGCCTTCGCGATGTCCTTGACCGACGTCAGCGATCCGGTCAGCCCGACGAACGCCGGGTCGAACCGGTCCAGGTACTTGCGGATCACCGGTCCGGTGTCGCGCGCCGGGTCCGTGGTGATGAACAGCAACTGGATCTGGTCCTGCACCGGCTTGTCGAGCTTCGTCAGCGCGGACGCCACGTCGGCCATCACGGTCGGGCAGACGTCCGGGCAGTTGGTGTAGCCGAAGAACACCAGCGTGACCGGCTTCTTGGTCGAGGTGACCAGGTTGAACGCGTTCCCGCCGGTGTCGGTCAGGGTGGTCGCCGGCATCGAGTACGGCCGGTCGAGCGTCGCGCCGCGCAGCCCGTTGGGGTCCTGACTGCTGCGGATGATCGCGCCGCCCGGGTTGTCCGGCTTCTCTTCCTTGCCGCTGCAGCCCGCGAGGGCGAGCAGAGCCACCGCCGCCAAGAGCAGGACGGCGCTTCTGGTTCGACTCACGGCGGTACTAACGATCGACGGCCGAGCGGGGTTCCCGGCGGACGCCTTCGGACAGGGACTCCGCCAGCGCGCGGACTCCGGCCGGCCCGCCGTCCTCGAGTGCCTTGACCAGTGCCGCGCCGACGATCGCCGCGTCGGCGAACGCCGCGACACCGGCCGCCTGGTCCGCGTTCGAGATGCCGAGGCCGACACCGACCGGGATACCGGTCGCCGCCTTCACCCTGGCCACCAGCGGTGCCGCCAGGTCGGACGGCTTGTCCCGTGCACCGGTGACGCCCATCACGGCCGTCGCGTAGACGAAGCCGCGGCAGGCCGCCGTCGTCATCGCGATCCGCTCGTCGGTCGACGACGGCGAGACCAGGAACACCTTGTCCAGGTCGTTCTTGTCCGCGGCCGCGATCCACTCCGCGCCCTCGTCCGGGATCAGGTCGGGCGTGATCAGCCCGGCTCCCCCGGCACCGGCGAAGTCCGCCGCGAAGCGATCCACGCCGTACCGCTCGACCGGGTTCCAGTACGTCATCACGAGCACCGGCACGTCGGAGTACGCCGCGACCTTCTCCACCGTGCTGAGCACGTCGCGGGTCCGCACGCCTCCGGCCAGCGCGGCCGCGGCGGCGCGCTGGATCGTCACGCCGTCCATCACCGGGTCGCTGTACGGCAGGCCGATCTCGAGGACGTCGCAGCCGCCGTCGACGAGCGCCTTGATCGCGTCGACGCCGTCGTCGTACGACGGGAACCCGGCCGGCAGGTACCCGACCAGGGCCGCCCGGCCCTCGGCGTTCGCCTTCCGGATCGCGGCACCGGCCTTGCCCAGGGCAACGAGTTCGCTCACTGGCCGGATCCCTTCTCGCCCAGGCCGAACCAGGTCGCGGCCGTGTCC includes:
- a CDS encoding MauE/DoxX family redox-associated membrane protein, yielding MRTWFPWFSLLARLVLGGVMLVAGALKVTDPETAAQAVRAYELLPSSLVEPVGWGMPFLEIAIGLLLIIGFGVRAAAVAAGVFMVVFIVAVASAWARGLSIDCGCFGGGGQVAPGQTKYLQEILRDVGLLVLAGWLWLHPVSKFAVVSEPDTEPQGVTAS
- the trpA gene encoding tryptophan synthase subunit alpha — its product is MSELVALGKAGAAIRKANAEGRAALVGYLPAGFPSYDDGVDAIKALVDGGCDVLEIGLPYSDPVMDGVTIQRAAAAALAGGVRTRDVLSTVEKVAAYSDVPVLVMTYWNPVERYGVDRFAADFAGAGGAGLITPDLIPDEGAEWIAAADKNDLDKVFLVSPSSTDERIAMTTAACRGFVYATAVMGVTGARDKPSDLAAPLVARVKAATGIPVGVGLGISNADQAAGVAAFADAAIVGAALVKALEDGGPAGVRALAESLSEGVRREPRSAVDR
- a CDS encoding thioredoxin domain-containing protein is translated as MSKSKAPVNPLLQQQKRRISPGIVVVIVLVLALGAGVAVQYYRGHSKVEVSSNGRPEPAVITGPGTAGKGVTVGKSGAKVNIDVYLDFRCPHCAEFEEKTGATVDKLVEDGTATLTYWPLQFVNPGASPRLANAFAAAAANGKAVSFVGELYGDFSKSWTTDQLIELGKQLGVGDAKFQQAVQDNTYASWLESVGKAADERGVNSTPTVFVNGKQLPEDEHTAEGLQKAVDAIAS
- a CDS encoding SCO family protein; the protein is MSRTRSAVLLLAAVALLALAGCSGKEEKPDNPGGAIIRSSQDPNGLRGATLDRPYSMPATTLTDTGGNAFNLVTSTKKPVTLVFFGYTNCPDVCPTVMADVASALTKLDKPVQDQIQLLFITTDPARDTGPVIRKYLDRFDPAFVGLTGSLTSVKDIAKAVGVPVEGMQKLPSGGYEVGHGAQVIGFGKNDKANVLWLSNAAIGDLAHDFGKLVEANQ